Proteins encoded by one window of Arabidopsis thaliana chromosome 2, partial sequence:
- a CDS encoding ARM repeat superfamily protein (ARM repeat superfamily protein; FUNCTIONS IN: binding; INVOLVED IN: biological_process unknown; EXPRESSED IN: 22 plant structures; EXPRESSED DURING: 13 growth stages; CONTAINS InterPro DOMAIN/s: Armadillo-like helical (InterPro:IPR011989), Armadillo (InterPro:IPR000225), Armadillo-type fold (InterPro:IPR016024); BEST Arabidopsis thaliana protein match is: ARM repeat superfamily protein (TAIR:AT1G01830.1); Has 2921 Blast hits to 1773 proteins in 216 species: Archae - 2; Bacteria - 19; Metazoa - 422; Fungi - 286; Plants - 1867; Viruses - 0; Other Eukaryotes - 325 (source: NCBI BLink).), whose product MVEEKTGNVTLLDQTVEDLLLQAQELVPIALSKARTVKGFSSRWRVIISRLEKIPTCLSDLSSHPCFSKHTLCKEQLQAVLETLKETIELANVCVSEKQEGKLKMQSDLDSLSAKIDLSLKDCGLLMKTGVLGEVTKPLSSSTQDLETFSVRELLARLQIGHLESKRKALEQLVEVMKEDEKAVITALGRTNVASLVQLLTATSPSVRENAVTVICSLAESGGCENWLISENALPSLIRLLESGSIVAKEKAVISLQRMSISSETSRSIVGHGGVGPLIEICKTGDSVSQSASACTLKNISAVPEVRQNLAEEGIVKVMINILNCGILLGSKEYAAECLQNLTSSNETLRRSVISENGIQTLLAYLDGPLPQESGVAAIRNLVGSVSVETYFKIIPSLVHVLKSGSIGAQQAAASTICRIATSNETKRMIGESGCIPLLIRMLEAKASGAREVAAQAIASLVTVPRNCREVKRDEKSVTSLVMLLEPSPGNSAKKYAVSGLAALCSSRKCKKLMVSHGAVGYLKKLSELEVPGSKKLLERIEKGKLKSFFSRK is encoded by the coding sequence ATGGTGGAGGAGAAAACGGGAAACGTGACTCTACTTGATCAAACAGTTGAAGATTTGTTATTACAGGCACAAGAGCTTGTACCGATCGCTTTGTCCAAAGCAAGAACAGTGAAAGGTTTCTCAAGCAGATGGAGAGTGATCATTTCAAGATTAGAGAAGATACCGACATGTTTATCGGATTTGTCTAGCCATCCTTGCTTCTCTAAGCACACTCTATGCAAAGAGCAACTTCAAGCAGTCTTAGAAACTTTGAAAGAAACCATCGAGCTCGCGAATGTTTGCGTAAGTGAGAAGCAAGAGGGGAAATTGAAGATGCAGAGTGATCTAGATTCTCTATCTGCGAAGATTGATCTTAGCTTGAAAGATTGTGGATTGCTAATGAAAACAGGTGTTCTTGGAGAAGTTACGAAACCTTTATCTTCTTCGACTCAAGACTTGGAAACGTTCAGCGTTAGAGAATTGCTTGCTCGGCTTCAGATAGGTCACTTGGAGTCTAAACGCAAAGCGCTTGAGCAGCTCGTCGAGGTAatgaaagaagacgaaaaggCGGTTATAACCGCTCTAGGCCGTACCAACGTCGCGTCTTTGGTGCAGCTTTTGACGGCTACCTCGCCTAGCGTAAGGGAAAACGCGGTGACTGTGATCTGCTCTCTAGCGGAATCAGGCGGATGCGAAAACTGGCTTATCTCTGAGAACGCATTGCCTTCATTGATAAGGCTACTAGAATCAGGAAGTATTGTTGCTAAGGAGAAAGCGGTTATTTCGTTGCAGAGAATGTCTATTTCATCAGAGACATCGCGTTCAATTGTTGGTCACGGCGGGGTTGGTCCGTTGATCGAGATTTGCAAAACAGGGGACTCTGTTTCTCAATCCGCTTCTGCTTGTACTTTGAAGAACATTTCCGCTGTGCCTGAAGTAAGACAGAATCTAGCGGAAGAAGGAATCGTGAAAGTGATGATTAACATACTTAACTGCGGAATCCTATTGGGATCTAAAGAATACGCAGCGGAATGTCTTCAGAATCTCACTTCAAGCAACGAAACTCTTCGAAGATCGGTTATATCAGAGAACGGAATACAAACTCTGCTCGCTTACTTAGACGGTCCTCTTCCTCAAGAATCAGGAGTTGCAGCAATTAGGAATCTTGTTGGCTCTGTTTCTGTAGAGACTTACTTCAAGATAATCCCAAGTTTAGTCCATGTTCTTAAATCAGGTTCAATCGGAGCTCAGCAAGCGGCTGCGTCAACTATTTGCAGGATTGCTACCTCAAATGAGACAAAGAGAATGATCGGTGAATCAGGTTGTATCCCGTTGTTGATAAGAATGTTGGAGGCGAAAGCGAGTGGAGCTAGAGAGGTTGCTGCTCAAGCTATAGCGAGTCTGGTTACGGTTCCAAGGAATTGCAGAGAAGTGAAGAGAGATGAGAAAAGTGTGACGAGTCTTGTGATGTTGCTTGAGCCGAGTCCGGGTAACTCGGCAAAGAAGTATGCGGTTTCGGGTTTGGCGGCTTTGTGTTCGAGCAGGAAGTGTAAGAAGCTGATGGTCTCACATGGAGCTGTTGGTTATTTGAAGAAGTTGTCGGAGTTGGAGGTTCCTGGTTCGAAGAAGCTTCTTGAAAGGATTGAGAAAGGGaaattaaaaagtttctttagtaggaagtag